In the genome of Hymenobacter cellulosivorans, one region contains:
- a CDS encoding TIGR00266 family protein → MQSHDVDYRILGSDIQVLEIELDPNETVIAEAGAMVYMEEAIAFETKMGDGSEPDQGLLGKLFSAGTRLITGESLFMTHFTHRGGYGKSRVAFSAPYPGTIIPVDLGTMPNGLIVQKDGFLAAARGTKIGIHFNQRLGAGFFGGEGFILEKLTGDGKAFIHAGGTIIEKQLNNELLRVDTGCVVAFEPSINFSIARAGGLKSMIFGGEGLLLATLQGTGRVWLQSMPVKKLIQALAPTGGNASKESGSVFGRLVGGVLDE, encoded by the coding sequence ATGCAGTCCCACGACGTAGATTACCGCATTCTGGGTTCCGATATTCAGGTTCTGGAAATAGAGCTGGACCCCAACGAAACTGTCATTGCCGAAGCCGGCGCCATGGTGTACATGGAAGAAGCCATTGCCTTCGAGACCAAGATGGGCGACGGCTCAGAGCCCGACCAAGGCCTTCTGGGTAAGCTGTTCTCGGCTGGTACCCGCCTGATTACGGGCGAGTCGCTGTTTATGACCCACTTCACTCACCGCGGGGGCTATGGCAAAAGCCGCGTGGCCTTTTCAGCCCCCTACCCCGGCACCATCATTCCGGTGGATTTGGGTACAATGCCCAATGGCCTGATTGTGCAGAAGGACGGCTTCCTGGCCGCGGCCCGGGGCACCAAAATCGGTATCCACTTCAATCAGCGCCTGGGAGCGGGCTTTTTTGGCGGTGAAGGCTTCATTCTGGAGAAGCTTACCGGCGACGGCAAGGCCTTCATCCACGCCGGCGGCACTATCATTGAGAAACAGCTCAACAACGAACTGCTGCGCGTGGATACGGGCTGCGTGGTTGCCTTTGAGCCCAGCATCAATTTCAGCATCGCCCGCGCCGGCGGCCTAAAATCAATGATTTTTGGCGGCGAGGGATTATTGCTGGCTACGCTGCAAGGCACGGGCCGGGTGTGGCTGCAGTCGATGCCGGTTAAAAAGCTGATCCAGGCACTAGCACCAACTGGCGGCAATGCATCGAAAGAGAGTGGTAGCGTCTTCGGCCGATTAGTCGGCGGTGTGCTGGACGAATAA
- a CDS encoding GH3 family domain-containing protein produces MAVLDDTLRELNSDYDAKRHRDLALTAPVLTIATAGAFTRWLARKGKLGGQHKVPRLSNSREILEAVLQEL; encoded by the coding sequence GTGGCCGTGCTCGACGATACGCTGCGGGAGTTGAACTCCGATTACGACGCCAAGCGCCACCGCGACCTAGCTCTCACTGCTCCGGTTCTGACTATTGCCACAGCTGGGGCCTTTACTCGTTGGCTGGCCCGCAAAGGCAAGCTGGGCGGTCAGCATAAAGTACCACGCCTGAGTAATTCGCGGGAAATTCTGGAAGCCGTATTGCAGGAGCTTTAG